A DNA window from Arachis duranensis cultivar V14167 chromosome 3, aradu.V14167.gnm2.J7QH, whole genome shotgun sequence contains the following coding sequences:
- the LOC107478017 gene encoding probable alpha,alpha-trehalose-phosphate synthase [UDP-forming] 7, whose amino-acid sequence MMSRSYTNLLDLASGNFPAMGNSFKERRRMPRVMSVPGIVTEVDDDQAVSVSSDNPSTISTDRMIIVANQLPLKAKRREDNQGWNFSWNEDSLLLQLKDGLPEEMEVLYVGSLRVDIDPAEQDDVSQYLLDKFKCVPTFLPSDVLAKFYDGFCKRQLWPLFHYMLPFSTAKSHRFDRSLWEAYVLANKLFFQKVVEIINPEDDFIWVHDYHLMVLPTFIRRRFNRVKLGFFLHSPFPSSEIYRTLPVREEILKALLNSDIIGFHTFDYARHFLSCCSRMLGLEYQSKRGYLGLEYYGRTISIKIMPVGIHMGRIETVMKMADEECKARELKQQFEGKTILLGVDDMDIFKGINLKILAMEQMLKQHPKWQGRAVLVQVVNPARGKGIHLDEIRAEIEESCSRINRMYGRPGYEPIIFIDRSVSVAEKVAYYSLAECVIVTAVRDGMNLTPYEYIACRQGISGNGSCSDITSPKKSMLVISEFIGCSPSLSGAIRVNPWNVEATAEAMNEAISMSDGEKQLRHEKHYRYVSTHDVAYWSRSFLQDMERACADLLRKRCWGIGLSFGFRVVALDPNFRKLSIDAMVSSYKRARSRAILLDYDGTVMPQNSINKSPSNEVISLLDTLCADPRNVVFIVSGRGRNSLSDWFLPCKNLGIAAEHGYFLRWSQSAQWEICGKNMDFGWMQIAEPVMKLYTEATDGSNIETKESALVWQYRDADLGFGSSQAKEMLDHLESVLANEPVAVKSGQFIVEVKPQDVSKGLVAERIFSSMAENGKQADFVLCVGDDRSDEDMFEIISSSISRNILSANSSVFACTVGQKPSKAKYYLDDTTEVISMLESLAEESDSSPDLEEIGDSFQRQVRLSS is encoded by the exons ATGATGTCAAGGTCGTATACAAATCTCTTAGATTTGGCTTCTGGGAATTTCCCGGCAATGGGGAATTCGTTTAAAGAACGGCGGCGGATGCCAAGGGTTATGAGTGTACCTGGGATTGTCACAGAAGTAGATGATGATCAGGCAGTTAGTGTTTCTTCTGATAACCCGTCAACTATTTCTACAGATAGAATGATCATTGTAGCAAATCAGCTACCTTTAAAAGCAAAGCGACGAGAGGACAACCAAGGTTGGAATTTCAGTTGGAATGAGGATTCCTTGCTTTTACAACTCAAGGATGGACTTCCAGAAGAGATGGAGGTTCTTTATGTTGGATCATTGCGTGTTGACATTGACCCAGCTGAGCAGGATGATGTGTCACAGTATTTGTTGGATAAATTCAAATGTGTTCCTACTTTTCTACCCTCTGATGTTTTGGCAAAGTTTTATGATGGCTTCTGTAAAAGGCAGTTATGGCCACTTTTTCATTACATGTTACCATTTTCAACCGCTAAGAGCCACCGTTTTGATCGATCTTTATGGGAAGCCTATGTGCTAGCAAATAAGctattttttcaaaaggtaGTTGAAATAATAAACCCAGAAGATGATTTTATTTGGGTTCATGATTATCATTTGATGGTGCTGCCAACCTTTATAAGAAGGCGCTTTAACAGGGTTAAACTGGGATTTTTCCTGCATAGTCCCTTTCCTTCATCAGAGATATATAGGACTCTTCCTGTCAGGGAGGAGATACTTAAAGCATTACTCAACTCTGATATCATTGGATTCCACACGTTTGACTATGCTCGTCATTTCCTTTCTTGCTGTAGTCGTATGCTGGGTCTGGAGTATCAGTCAAAGAGGGGATATCTAGGATTGGAATATTATGGAAGGACTATCAGTATTAAGATTATGCCTGTAGGAATTCACATGGGTCGAATTGAAACCGTTATGAAGATGGCAGATGAGGAGTGCAAGGCAAGGGAGCTCAAACAGCAATTTGAAGGGAAAACTATTTTGCTTGGTGTTGATGATATGGACATTTTTAAAGGAATTAATTTGAAGATTTTGGCTATGGAGCAAATGCTCAAACAACACCCCAAATGGCAAGGAAGAGCTGTTCTGGTCCAGGTTGTAAATCCTGCAAGGGGAAAAGGGATACATCTAGATGAGATACGTGCTGAAATAGAAGAAAGCTGCAGCAGGATTAACAGAATGTATGGACGGCCTGGTTATGAaccaattatttttattgatagatCAGTTTCAGTTGCTGAAAAGGTTGCCTATTACAGCCTTGCTGAGTGTGTTATTGTCACAGCTGTGAGAGATGGGATGAATCTAACTCCTTATGAATATATTGCTTGTAGACAGGGAATATCTGGTAATGGTTCATGTTCCGATATTACAAGCCCAAAGAAGAGTATGTTAGTAATATCAGAATTTATTGGGTGTTCTCCATCACTCAGTGGGGCTATACGTGTCAATCCATGGAATGTTGAGGCCACTGCAGAGGCAATGAACGAGGCTATCTCAATGAGTGATGGAGAGAAGCAGTTGCGGCATGAAAAGCACTACCGGTATGTTAGCACACATGATGTAGCATATTGGTCACGTAGTTTCTTGCAGGACATGGAGAGGGCTTGCGCTGACCTTCTAAGAAAAAGATGTTGGGGAATTGGTCTTAGTTTTGGATTTAGAGTTGTAGCACTTGACCCAAATTTTCGTAAGCTCTCAATTGATGCTATGGTTTCATCTTACAAGAGGGCAAGGAGTAGGGCCATTTTGTTGGACTATGATGGTACGGTGATGCCACAGAATTCCATTAATAAGAGTCCAAGCAATGAGGTTATCTCTCTTTTGGACACGCTTTGTGCGGACCCGAGAAATGTAGTTTTCATTGTTAGCGGGAGGGGGAGGAATAGCTTAAGTGATTGGTTCTTACCCTGCAAAAATCTGGGAATTGCCGCAGAACATGGTTACTTTTTGAG ATGGTCGCAAAGTGCACAATGGGAAATTTGTGGTAAGAACATGGACTTTGGATGGATGCAGATTGCTGAACCCGTGATGAAACTCTACACAGAGGCAACTGATGGTTCCAACATTGAAACAAAGGAAAGTGCTTTGGTCTGGCAATACCGGGACGCAGATCTTGGTTTCGGATCTTCTCAAGCTAAGGAAATGTTGGATCATCTAGAAAGTGTTTTAGCCAATGAGCCCGTTGCCGTGAAGAGTGGCCAGTTCATTGTTGAAGTAAAACCCCAG GATGTGAGCAAAGGCTTAGTTGCCGAAAGGATATTTTCATCAATGGCAGAGAATGGCAAACAGGCTGATTTTGTGTTGTGTGTTGGTGATGATAGATCAGATGAAGACATGTTTGAAATAATCAGTAGTTCAATCTCAAGAAATATTCTTTCAGCCAATTCTTCTGTATTTGCCTGCACAGTTGGACAAAAACCAAGCAAAGCTAAGTATTATCTGGATGATACTACTGAAGTAATAAGCATGCTTGAATCTTTGGCAGAAGAATCAGATTCTTCACCCGACTTAGAAGAAATTGGAGATTCTTTTCAAAGGCAAGTGAGATTATCATCCTGA
- the LOC107478156 gene encoding uncharacterized protein LOC107478156, which yields MKELLSKRRTLKGDKIVFLTKECSAIIQSNLPRKMLDLESFQISCNIGRTAFEKALCDLGASINLMPLSMIKKLQIKEEQPTRIALQMADKSLKHAHGIVENILVKVGMFFLPVDFVILDMGEDENAFIILERSFLATGRAMIDVEEGEVMLMMHEEHLIFRVFKLIHHSGEEVNCMKTEFQKPPNDVKQSLQLKPSLEQVQLEGNSAHSGGCSVQVSRR from the exons atgaaggagttGCTATCTAAGAGGAGAACTTTAAAGGGAGATAAGATAGTGTTCCTGACCAAAGAATGTAGTGCCATAATTCAGAGTAATttgccaaggaagatgcttgaTCTAGAGAGCTTTCAAATttcatgcaacattgggagaACTGCCTTTGAGAAAGCCTTGTGTGATCTAGGCGCAAGTATCAATTTAATGCCCTTGTCTATGATAAAGAAGTTGCAAATCAAAGAAGAACAACCAACAAGGATagcattacaaatggcagataaATCCTTGAAGCATGCACATGGAatagtggagaatatcttggtcaaagtgggtaTGTTCTTCCTTCCAGTAGACTTTGTAATTCTTGACATGGGGGAGGATGAAAATGCTTTTATAATCCTAGAAAGGTcattcctagccactggaaGAGCTATGATTGATGTGGAAGAAGGTGAAGTAATGCTGATGATGCATGAAGAGCATTTAATCTTCAGGGTTTTTAAACTCATACATCACTCAGGTGAAGAAGTCAATTGTATGAAGACTGAGTTCCAAAAACCCCCTAATGATGTAAAACAGAGTTTGCAGCTCAAGCCTTCTTTG GAACAGGTGCAATTAGAAGGGAATTCAGCACACTCTGGAGGATGTTCAGTTCAGGTGTCTCGGCGCTAA